The following proteins are encoded in a genomic region of Sorangiineae bacterium MSr12523:
- a CDS encoding thiamine phosphate synthase has protein sequence MRPPASQDRQIGQVRLASRVLLITDPSYAAAHVDAVVAVVSGALGPLFAVQLRDKGASAGDLRMRAVALRALTRAGGASFIVNGSPELAAEVGADGVHLPGFAQDPSILGRARAIVGPSGTLYVPVHTRHEVLLARDGGADALLVSPIFDSPGKGPARGVAALAEARALAPLSIYALGGIDASHVAACHRAGADGVAIIRALLDAPDPVATARALISPWTRTAQPSP, from the coding sequence ATGCGTCCGCCCGCTAGCCAGGATCGTCAGATTGGCCAGGTTCGCCTGGCCAGCCGGGTTCTTCTCATCACGGATCCATCGTACGCGGCCGCCCACGTCGACGCGGTCGTCGCCGTCGTTTCCGGTGCACTCGGGCCGCTGTTCGCCGTGCAATTGCGCGACAAGGGGGCCTCGGCGGGCGACCTTCGCATGCGCGCCGTCGCCTTGCGTGCGCTCACCCGTGCGGGTGGCGCGTCGTTCATCGTGAACGGCTCACCGGAGCTTGCCGCGGAAGTCGGCGCCGACGGCGTTCACCTGCCTGGGTTCGCGCAGGATCCCTCGATCCTCGGGCGTGCCCGCGCCATTGTGGGGCCGTCGGGCACCCTCTACGTTCCCGTGCACACGCGCCACGAAGTGCTCCTCGCCCGCGACGGCGGTGCCGATGCTCTCCTGGTCTCGCCCATTTTCGACAGCCCCGGCAAGGGCCCGGCCCGCGGCGTCGCGGCGCTCGCGGAAGCGCGTGCGCTCGCGCCTCTTTCGATCTACGCCCTCGGGGGCATTGACGCATCGCACGTAGCCGCATGCCATCGCGCGGGTGCGGATGGGGTCGCGATCATCCGAGCTCTTCTCGATGCACCCGATCCGGTCGCAACAGCCCGCGCGCTCATTTCCCCCTGGACGAGAACGGCCCAGCCCAGCCCCTGA
- a CDS encoding phosphopantetheine-binding protein: protein MATYDETLVGTTNILSKHVELDRPIRPDDDITNDLGLDSLAVMEVVADIEDHFQINIPEEMLSKITTVADVAHALHELQNAEAAADAK, encoded by the coding sequence ATGGCGACGTACGACGAAACGCTGGTGGGGACCACGAACATCCTGAGCAAACACGTGGAGCTGGATCGTCCTATTCGTCCCGACGACGACATCACGAACGACCTAGGCCTCGACAGCCTCGCCGTGATGGAAGTGGTGGCCGACATCGAAGATCATTTCCAAATCAACATCCCCGAGGAAATGCTCTCCAAAATCACCACCGTCGCCGACGTCGCCCACGCCCTCCACGAACTGCAAAACGCAGAAGCCGCCGCCGACGCGAAATAG
- a CDS encoding Rpn family recombination-promoting nuclease/putative transposase, whose translation MSSSPHDTLFKAAFGRPDIARSELEFLLPPALRAKLDLTSLTLRPGSFIDEDLRHLHSDLLYELRTVSGSPALLFVLMEHQSKFDAHMPFRLLRYAVRVWDKWLVDHPGKGSKLPLLISVVLHHGDEGWRASPELASMFDADAETLDATRDYVPHFRFVVDDIASLSLEVLATRTIHVLGRLVQIAFWTSHSAERFKEAMPLMRELAATTKRDAATRMLLTQLYVYLLRVLGDVDASPVYDKLLEIAGPEGKEDVVTAGDQLIAQGLAKGLAEGQAKGFAEGRAEAFRWALSKFLEARGVTLSKAGRERLEACDDPQLLARWYDRAIVGSTEDEIFA comes from the coding sequence ATGTCGAGCAGTCCTCACGATACGCTCTTCAAGGCCGCATTCGGCCGGCCAGACATTGCGCGGAGCGAGTTGGAGTTCCTTTTGCCCCCCGCGCTTCGTGCGAAGCTGGATCTCACGTCATTGACGCTGCGCCCGGGGTCCTTCATCGATGAGGACCTGCGTCACCTGCACTCGGATTTGCTCTACGAGCTGCGCACCGTTTCCGGCTCGCCGGCGTTGCTGTTCGTCCTCATGGAACATCAATCGAAGTTCGATGCGCACATGCCCTTCCGGCTTCTGCGCTATGCCGTGCGCGTCTGGGACAAGTGGCTGGTGGACCATCCAGGCAAGGGGAGCAAGCTGCCTCTCCTTATTTCCGTGGTTTTGCATCACGGGGACGAGGGGTGGCGTGCAAGTCCGGAGCTTGCCTCGATGTTCGATGCGGACGCCGAGACCCTCGACGCTACACGGGATTACGTGCCGCATTTCCGATTCGTGGTCGACGACATTGCGTCGCTCTCCCTCGAAGTATTGGCCACTCGGACGATTCACGTTCTCGGAAGGCTGGTCCAAATCGCATTTTGGACGTCGCATTCGGCAGAGCGTTTCAAGGAAGCAATGCCGCTCATGCGTGAGCTTGCTGCAACGACGAAACGAGATGCCGCGACGCGGATGCTTCTGACGCAGCTCTATGTGTATTTGCTCCGCGTGTTGGGAGACGTGGACGCTTCGCCAGTTTACGATAAACTTCTCGAAATCGCTGGCCCTGAAGGAAAAGAGGACGTCGTGACAGCTGGGGACCAACTCATTGCACAGGGGCTCGCCAAGGGACTCGCCGAAGGTCAGGCCAAGGGTTTTGCAGAAGGGCGAGCCGAGGCGTTTCGCTGGGCCCTTTCAAAGTTTTTGGAAGCGCGCGGGGTAACGCTTTCCAAGGCGGGGCGGGAGCGGCTTGAGGCGTGCGACGATCCGCAGCTGCTTGCGCGCTGGTACGACCGTGCAATTGTCGGTTCGACAGAGGACGAGATCTTCGCCTGA